The Bacillota bacterium DNA segment CACATCCAGCATATAGCGGGTCATGACATCCACCACTTCCTTGCGCACCGGGGTGGTGGCTGCATGATCCAGGTATACCCTTCGCATCTGGAGATCCCCCTTCTCACTGATCCTCTGGACGCGCATCCTTCCTGTGGGCCTCCACCAGGTCCGCCAGGGATATGGAGTCCAGGACCTCGGCCACGGACTTCGCCACTCGCTCCCAGACGCCCCGGGCGACACAGCCCTCAGCACAACCACAATGCTCGACGGCGCCATCTCCCACGCACTCTGTGGGGGCGATGGTGCCCTCCATCACCCTGACTATCTTGCCCACGGTGATGCCAGAGGCAGGCATGTTCAGGGAATAGCCTCCCCTAGCCCCGCGAGCG contains these protein-coding regions:
- a CDS encoding Rrf2 family transcriptional regulator — translated: MMLSTKGRYGVKAMYELAVSEAEAPLPLKDIARRQGLSPDYLEQLMVFLRRAGLVKSARGARGGYSLNMPASGITVGKIVRVMEGTIAPTECVGDGAVEHCGCAEGCVARGVWERVAKSVAEVLDSISLADLVEAHRKDARPEDQ